Proteins encoded within one genomic window of Mesobacillus subterraneus:
- a CDS encoding site-2 protease family protein has protein sequence MAGEPLIYDNNQDAFHFSSTSRLQFNDLFEISDIDNNIYLYNKQTEKLFRIPAHAKLILSKIRESNVTFDELFRDLGESFDLKNPDVTNQLTAFINQMLNVGVIFTHTHNLEEEKSSNGTMWKDKIDGRILKFNLISTLDEDLQGFKLKLPAWSKKTWTITISIYTLSLCLFIYIFMMDNPSLFYGSRNYFLIIPWLIVHLTGHELMHAIMCKHVGGKVKEAGVGLLYYFIPVAYVRTAETFKLSSGKRAAIAVVGPVYDITMALITLVITILTEGTFFHYIAFHIMVFQFSLFIFNCNPLLPTDLFRTIESLSGQINVRGRSLKFLKGMVIKKSLPLYLKNISVKMKFFYFTYSILSVLYLSLLIYLTLNIIIKAIN, from the coding sequence ATGGCAGGTGAACCATTAATATATGACAATAATCAGGATGCCTTTCATTTCTCAAGTACATCTAGACTTCAATTCAATGATCTATTCGAAATAAGTGATATAGATAATAACATATATTTATACAATAAACAAACAGAAAAACTCTTCAGGATTCCGGCACATGCGAAGCTGATCTTATCCAAGATCAGGGAGTCAAACGTAACGTTCGACGAGTTATTTAGGGATCTGGGAGAAAGCTTCGATTTGAAAAATCCGGATGTAACCAACCAATTAACAGCCTTTATAAATCAAATGCTCAATGTGGGTGTTATTTTTACCCATACCCACAATCTTGAAGAAGAGAAAAGTTCTAATGGAACGATGTGGAAGGATAAGATTGATGGACGAATCTTGAAATTCAATCTTATATCTACATTGGATGAAGACCTGCAGGGATTTAAGCTCAAACTTCCCGCCTGGTCGAAAAAGACTTGGACAATAACAATAAGCATATATACATTATCATTATGCCTATTTATCTATATTTTTATGATGGATAACCCTAGTTTATTCTATGGGAGCAGAAATTACTTCTTGATTATTCCCTGGCTGATCGTCCACCTTACAGGACATGAATTAATGCATGCAATAATGTGTAAACACGTCGGCGGTAAGGTCAAAGAAGCTGGTGTAGGATTGTTATATTATTTTATTCCTGTTGCTTATGTGAGAACAGCTGAAACATTCAAATTATCATCGGGAAAAAGGGCAGCCATTGCTGTAGTGGGTCCTGTTTACGATATTACAATGGCTTTGATAACACTTGTAATCACTATTTTGACTGAAGGAACATTTTTCCATTATATAGCTTTTCATATTATGGTTTTTCAGTTTTCATTATTTATCTTCAACTGTAATCCTTTATTGCCAACAGACTTGTTCAGGACAATTGAAAGCTTGTCCGGGCAGATCAATGTCCGCGGAAGAAGCCTTAAGTTCCTGAAAGGAATGGTAATTAAAAAGTCTTTGCCGTTGTATCTCAAGAACATAAGCGTAAAGATGAAGTTTTTTTACTTTACCTATTCCATCCTGTCAGTACTATACCTCTCGTTATTAATCTATTTGACTTTAAATATAATCATTAAGGCCATCAATTAA
- a CDS encoding thiocillin family RiPP — translation MTENVDLELYAEELTNEADLNLANCLATLLTGGSFATAGSCGSSVGTSSTFSSAG, via the coding sequence ATGACTGAAAACGTAGATTTGGAGTTATATGCAGAAGAGCTTACGAATGAAGCTGACTTGAATCTCGCGAACTGTTTGGCCACGCTTTTGACTGGCGGATCCTTTGCAACTGCGGGTAGTTGCGGATCATCTGTGGGAACTTCATCGACATTCTCTTCTGCCGGGTAA
- a CDS encoding thiocillin family RiPP, whose translation MEDKKQLELYAEELPEMSQGNVLLASTSTISTESSALSASCPTSSVSTYGTMSSFSW comes from the coding sequence ATGGAAGATAAGAAACAATTAGAACTATATGCTGAGGAACTGCCTGAGATGTCACAAGGGAATGTCTTGCTCGCATCTACTTCTACAATCAGCACTGAGTCCAGTGCCCTAAGCGCTTCATGCCCTACATCAAGCGTAAGCACTTACGGAACAATGAGCAGTTTCAGTTGGTAA
- a CDS encoding SagB family peptide dehydrogenase — translation MIASKKITAQQMGLAVFNDPQFKLPERPLFSNHFTLIQHLEDGLIIDGGIEKQLLRGNATKTLIPELIPLLDGTKSIPKIASELPEYELRNIYEAVALLYTRGVIQEGYQVNESPASPYLPYLERFIDGTRINVSAGQALERLRSHTINIISDREKYIKLKEHFLQYGVQVDDRDCAEQSADANLITLLVLDHIDDLYDHKVTMKKLASRKVPCFVAILQGSTLITGPYIDTENTMCFECFLEQLERISVSTETDDSVGVSRLKEAGLGYVAGELTNFLSRVSSLLITQNMVNIVDLKTWDSNQIKFSKVPYCIGCDCVDDKDPVIDIVSQYESFVSFPPREFISIKDHQNHYRPKNLELARFFKEFHSFPFIQLEKESSLPTAQELKEGKAADLRKLAKILLFSNGLKTGSTPRPNQVNRYAPTGGNLGSVDMYFLNTGIEGLEQAVYFYDPLKHGLYQITEKLDQSILAEAIADKDKIQAEFSEHLGYFVLAGSYEKVAQKYKEFGYRIVNLDAGVAFTHIKASSEATGLSVLETDRYIDDHLMQLLKFNRRKEIITYLIAVGKRSELDE, via the coding sequence ATGATTGCATCCAAAAAAATAACAGCGCAACAAATGGGATTGGCTGTTTTCAACGATCCGCAATTCAAGCTTCCTGAAAGACCTTTGTTTTCTAATCACTTCACCCTAATCCAACATCTCGAGGATGGCCTTATCATAGATGGAGGAATCGAAAAACAATTACTTAGAGGGAATGCGACTAAGACATTGATTCCTGAACTAATCCCGTTATTGGATGGTACTAAAAGTATTCCGAAAATAGCTAGTGAGCTTCCAGAATATGAGCTCAGGAATATATATGAAGCTGTAGCCTTATTATATACAAGAGGTGTCATCCAAGAGGGGTATCAAGTAAATGAATCTCCTGCATCTCCTTACCTGCCGTATCTGGAAAGGTTCATTGATGGGACGCGAATCAATGTTTCGGCTGGCCAGGCTTTAGAGCGTCTGCGCAGCCACACGATCAATATTATTTCCGACAGAGAGAAATACATTAAACTAAAAGAGCATTTTTTACAATATGGGGTACAAGTTGATGATCGGGACTGTGCTGAACAATCCGCAGATGCCAACCTGATTACTTTGTTGGTTCTGGATCACATCGACGATTTATATGACCATAAAGTAACCATGAAGAAGCTGGCTTCCAGGAAAGTTCCTTGCTTTGTTGCGATATTACAGGGCAGTACGCTTATTACTGGGCCATACATAGATACTGAAAATACAATGTGCTTTGAATGTTTTCTAGAGCAGCTGGAGAGAATCTCTGTCAGTACAGAAACAGATGATTCCGTTGGAGTAAGCAGGTTGAAAGAGGCAGGCTTAGGATATGTGGCCGGGGAGCTGACCAATTTCTTATCAAGGGTCTCATCTCTTCTAATCACCCAGAATATGGTGAATATAGTAGATTTAAAAACATGGGACTCAAATCAAATTAAATTCTCTAAAGTTCCATATTGTATAGGTTGTGATTGCGTCGACGACAAGGACCCGGTTATTGATATCGTAAGTCAATATGAAAGTTTTGTATCGTTTCCACCTCGTGAATTCATCAGTATCAAAGATCATCAGAATCATTATCGACCGAAGAATCTTGAGTTGGCAAGGTTTTTTAAAGAGTTTCATAGCTTTCCTTTTATTCAGCTAGAGAAGGAAAGCAGCTTGCCGACGGCACAGGAACTGAAGGAAGGGAAAGCTGCTGATTTAAGAAAGCTGGCAAAAATACTGCTGTTTTCGAATGGGCTCAAAACGGGCAGTACTCCAAGACCGAATCAAGTGAATCGATATGCCCCGACAGGTGGGAATTTGGGATCCGTTGACATGTATTTCTTGAATACAGGAATTGAAGGGCTTGAACAGGCCGTTTACTTTTACGATCCATTAAAACATGGGCTTTATCAAATTACCGAGAAGCTGGATCAATCAATATTAGCTGAAGCCATAGCTGATAAGGACAAAATCCAAGCGGAATTTTCGGAACATTTGGGATATTTTGTACTTGCAGGTTCCTATGAGAAAGTTGCTCAAAAATACAAAGAATTTGGATATAGAATCGTGAATCTCGATGCAGGTGTTGCATTTACCCATATAAAGGCATCGAGTGAGGCAACGGGATTGAGTGTGTTGGAAACAGATCGATATATCGATGATCATTTAATGCAGTTACTCAAGTTCAACAGAAGGAAAGAAATCATCACATACTTAATCGCAGTAGGAAAAAGGAGTGAGCTGGATGAATAA
- a CDS encoding YcaO-like family protein yields MGTKPLENFHNPLGGLMSYPVSLPTNCGEPDYPIFSASLGDLNNVSLFKNRNYGRPIELTGAGGDLKEDLARTKAIAETLERYCSCVYKEEQFIYATANELGDEALNLDSIPQISDLEAAHPSCFISKPDKDKVIRWVKGYSLTNKRTVWVPAVMTYLHIPQHENERFWLPISTGCAIHRSYEEALINGINEVVERDAIALTWLQRLQLPKLKINEYKLPKWVQEYYQQIINQDFVITEFFDATTDVGIPSIYCVQTTPHNPKLSTIVMCTTELDPNIALTKIMREAASLRIALQNKKQNDRNIDEFLDVMDGALFMGKPENMHKFDFLKESPNTTNFEDMANYATGDSKADLDFLIDHLGQKGHELIAVDMTTDESRRHGMYAVKVIAPSLMPLSFAYTARFLGTERLYSAPLKMGYGIKREQDINKDPQPFA; encoded by the coding sequence TTGGGAACAAAGCCTTTGGAGAATTTCCATAATCCATTGGGAGGATTAATGTCTTACCCAGTAAGTCTTCCTACCAATTGTGGTGAGCCAGACTACCCGATATTCAGTGCTTCGCTTGGGGACCTGAACAATGTCAGCTTATTTAAGAACCGTAATTACGGCAGGCCGATCGAACTTACTGGTGCTGGAGGAGATTTGAAGGAAGATCTAGCGCGAACCAAAGCGATTGCTGAGACTCTGGAAAGGTATTGTTCGTGTGTTTATAAAGAAGAGCAATTCATTTATGCCACTGCTAACGAGCTTGGCGACGAAGCCTTGAATCTGGATAGCATCCCGCAGATTTCAGACTTAGAAGCGGCTCATCCCTCATGCTTCATTAGCAAGCCAGACAAAGACAAAGTGATTCGCTGGGTCAAAGGTTACTCGCTTACGAATAAGAGGACTGTATGGGTACCGGCTGTCATGACTTATCTACATATCCCCCAGCATGAAAATGAAAGATTTTGGCTGCCAATATCGACTGGTTGTGCCATTCACAGAAGTTATGAAGAAGCACTGATTAACGGGATCAATGAGGTTGTTGAGCGAGATGCGATTGCCTTGACATGGCTGCAGCGTTTACAGCTTCCTAAATTGAAAATCAATGAGTACAAGTTGCCGAAATGGGTTCAGGAATATTATCAACAAATCATCAATCAGGATTTTGTCATCACTGAGTTTTTTGACGCGACAACCGATGTGGGCATTCCTTCCATCTATTGCGTTCAGACAACTCCCCATAACCCAAAGTTGTCTACCATTGTCATGTGTACTACGGAATTAGACCCCAATATTGCTTTGACTAAAATCATGAGAGAGGCTGCCTCCTTAAGGATCGCCTTACAAAATAAAAAGCAGAATGATAGAAACATAGATGAATTTCTCGATGTAATGGACGGGGCTTTATTTATGGGGAAACCAGAAAACATGCACAAGTTTGATTTTCTGAAAGAATCCCCGAATACCACTAATTTTGAGGACATGGCTAACTACGCTACAGGTGATAGCAAAGCAGACCTTGATTTCTTGATTGACCACCTAGGACAGAAAGGGCATGAATTGATCGCAGTAGACATGACAACCGATGAGTCCAGGAGACACGGAATGTACGCTGTAAAAGTGATTGCTCCTTCGTTGATGCCATTATCGTTTGCGTACACGGCGAGATTCTTAGGAACGGAAAGACTATATTCTGCTCCTCTTAAAATGGGATACGGAATCAAAAGGGAACAGGATATCAATAAAGATCCTCAGCCATTTGCCTAA
- a CDS encoding DUF5381 family protein, whose amino-acid sequence MKGRCLKYLVVQTTNKKKIKFPTYNLVGEEKVNQLIQEYLVPHATPELKLNWEKRMDNKGA is encoded by the coding sequence ATAAAGGGACGGTGCTTAAAGTACCTGGTTGTCCAAACCACAAACAAAAAGAAAATCAAATTCCCTACTTATAATCTGGTAGGTGAAGAAAAGGTGAACCAGCTTATACAGGAATATCTAGTCCCACATGCGACACCTGAATTAAAATTGAATTGGGAAAAACGCATGGATAATAAAGGAGCCTAA
- a CDS encoding DUF5381 family protein, with the protein MEEHNIKISEGKVEILYTNFGAGCMASSALFGTLLSAFVLFVVAPDSGFVRGLLSIVIGLIGLIFSGFILLKLISVILSGKTLLTIESGSLKGRKEPSLSLHQPTSNNQQND; encoded by the coding sequence ATGGAAGAACATAATATAAAAATTTCAGAAGGAAAGGTCGAGATTCTCTACACGAATTTCGGTGCTGGTTGCATGGCATCATCTGCGTTATTTGGTACGTTGCTTTCCGCCTTTGTTCTGTTTGTTGTAGCGCCTGATTCAGGTTTTGTTAGAGGCCTTTTAAGTATCGTTATCGGACTGATTGGGCTGATTTTTTCAGGCTTCATCTTACTCAAACTCATAAGTGTCATCCTTTCAGGCAAGACATTATTAACAATTGAGTCTGGATCTTTAAAAGGTCGTAAAGAACCGTCCCTAAGTCTCCACCAACCAACTTCCAACAATCAACAAAACGACTAA
- a CDS encoding DUF5381 family protein: MKWAGSSLKYLAIKTVNKKTVKLSSYNLVPEEKVNQVINDYVIPNATPELKRNWEKRMGNRGD, translated from the coding sequence ATGAAGTGGGCTGGCAGTTCATTGAAGTACCTGGCAATCAAAACGGTAAATAAAAAGACCGTCAAGTTATCTTCTTATAATCTCGTTCCAGAAGAAAAAGTGAACCAGGTGATCAATGATTATGTTATACCCAATGCGACCCCTGAATTGAAACGGAATTGGGAAAAACGTATGGGCAATAGAGGAGACTGA
- a CDS encoding DUF5381 family protein, whose amino-acid sequence MENEMQENNIKVYDDRVEVVYTSGGAGCLLTGGGIMFLASLFILFYIVPTSGVVRAFIGVIIGGIGFLFISTMLIKVLRAVLTGKAIYTVRMGILKGKTRQSRLRISQI is encoded by the coding sequence ATGGAAAATGAAATGCAAGAGAATAATATAAAAGTTTACGATGATCGAGTAGAGGTCGTTTATACCAGCGGAGGAGCAGGTTGTCTGTTGACTGGTGGCGGTATCATGTTCTTGGCCTCCCTCTTCATCTTATTTTACATAGTTCCTACATCAGGGGTAGTAAGAGCATTTATAGGAGTTATAATTGGAGGCATTGGCTTCTTGTTTATCAGCACAATGTTGATAAAAGTTTTAAGAGCCGTACTAACCGGAAAGGCAATATATACAGTCAGGATGGGTATTTTAAAGGGAAAAACAAGGCAGTCCCGATTAAGGATATCACAGATATGA